The window AAGACGGAGAAGTATTCATAATGTCTCCAGACAAAGAATTAGGACAAAAAGCAAAAGATATGATATTAACTATCGTTAAAGAAGTTGAAGAAGGGGAAATATATGAAGGAAAAGTAACTAGAATAATGAATTTTGGTGCTTTTGTAGAAGTATTACCTAAAAAAGAAGGATTAATTCATATATCTAATATAGCTCACGAAAGAGTAGAAAAAGTTGAAGATGTTCTAAAAATAGGAGATATGGTAAAAGTTAAAGTTACTGAAATAGATAAACAAGGAAGAATAAATCTTTCAAGAAAAGCATTGATTGAAAAAGCAGAAAAGACAGAAAAAGTAGAAAAAACAGAAACTGAAAAAAAAATGTAGTATCAAAATAAGCGCTTTATAAAGTGCTTATTTTTTTTATTTAAAGAAATTATATAAATTTTAATATATGAATAAAATTGATGAAATAACTACAGTTGCAACTATTTTTGAGCAACGGAGCCCTTAGGGATCGTTGGCGACATGAGTCAGTGCGGAGCAACTAGACGAATTTTTTTTGCATAAATTCATAAGTCAAATAATAGATATATATTGGACGAGGTATTATAGGCTAATACCCTCAAGATAAAAAAGGAGATGAATTTATGATAGTTATAATTAAAAAGAAAAAAGTAATTAGAATGGCTTTATTTATATTAGCTATTGGGATGATGAGCCTCATAACTAATTATAGTGTTAGTTGTTTTAATAATAAGCAAGAGCCTTTTTATAAAGGTAATAAAGAAAATTCAAACCATGTAGCTATAACATGCAATGTTGATTGGGGTAATGAATACATAGATACTATGTTAAAAACTCTTAAAGAAGAAAATGTTAAAATAACTTTTATGGTTACAGGTAGATGGGCAGATAAATATCCGGATATACTTATGAAAATAAAAGCGGATGGGCATGAAATTGGAAATCATGGATATAAACATATCGATTATAGCAAACTTGATTATAAAGCAAATTATGATGAAATAAAAAAGTCAAAAAAGATAATAGATAACATAATAAAAGAGGATACTAAATTTTTTGAACCTCCATCTGGGTCTTATAATGACGATACTGTAAAAGCTGCAGTTGATTTGAATTATATACCTATAAAATGGACATTAGATACTATTGATTGGAAGTACAAAGATAATCCTGATAAAATAGTTCAGAGAATAAAATCAAAAGATATGGAGGAGTCAGGTATTATATTGATGCATCCTACTAAAGCTACATCACAGGCTTTAAAATCTATAATAGAAACTATAAGAAATAATGGTTATGAAGTGGGATGTCTTAGTGATATATTTGATATGTAGTAAATCAACTTTTGAGCAACAGAACTTGAAAGATCGTTAGCGAGTAGACGAATTTTTTAATGTTGAATAAATATATAATGTAAACTATAATTAAATGTATAACTTTAAAGGTTGGGAGGCTGAAAAGTGTCTAAAAAATATACTCTAGATAATGGTTTAGTTATAGTAGGTGAAGAAATAGAGCATGTAAACTCTGTAAGTTGTGGAATTTGGATAGATGCTGGTAGTCGATATGAAGATGAATATACAAATGGGATGTCTCACTTTATAGAGCATATGTTATTCAAAGGTACTAAAAATAGAACGGCAAAAAAAATAGCTGAGGAAATAGATAACCTTGGTGGACACATAAATGCTTTTACTAGCAAAGAAACTACTTGTTATTATGTTAAAATGATTGATGAGCATATAGAATCTGGAATAGATATACTAGCAGATATGATATTGAATCCTTTGTTTTTAGATGAAGATATATCAAAAGAGAGAACAGTTATACTTGAAGAAATAAATATGTATGAGGATTCACCAGAAGATTTGGCTCATGATATGTTATTTGAAATGATTTATAAAAATCAAGGAATTGGAAGAAATATATTAGGAACAAGAAGTTCTTTACAGAAAATAAAAAGAGAAAATATGATGGAGTTTTTTTATAAATACTATGTTCCTAATAATTGTGTAATATCTATATGTGGTAATTTTGATTTTGATAATATAGTCAAACTCATAGAAGAAAAATTTAAAGGATGGAATAATAAAAAAGATAAAAACATAGATATTAATAATTGCAATTTTAATTTAGGAGTTATAACTAGAAATAAAGATATAGAGCAAATGAATTTATGTATGGGACTTGAAGGGATAGGTCTTGAAAGTGAGCATATATACGCTCTATCAATTGCAAATAATATATTCGGATCTAGTATGAGTTCTAGGCTATTTCAAAATATAAGAGAAGAACAAGGTACGGTTTATTCTATTTACTCATATTTGACTCTAAACAAGGGTTTGGGTACATTCAATATATCTTCCAGTATGAGTGAAAAGAATATATACAAAGTATACAATTCTATTATTAATGAAATAAAATTAATTAAAGAAAATAGTCTTACAAAAGAAGAAATAAAAAGATCAAA is drawn from Tepidibacter hydrothermalis and contains these coding sequences:
- a CDS encoding polysaccharide deacetylase family protein; this translates as MIVIIKKKKVIRMALFILAIGMMSLITNYSVSCFNNKQEPFYKGNKENSNHVAITCNVDWGNEYIDTMLKTLKEENVKITFMVTGRWADKYPDILMKIKADGHEIGNHGYKHIDYSKLDYKANYDEIKKSKKIIDNIIKEDTKFFEPPSGSYNDDTVKAAVDLNYIPIKWTLDTIDWKYKDNPDKIVQRIKSKDMEESGIILMHPTKATSQALKSIIETIRNNGYEVGCLSDIFDM
- a CDS encoding M16 family metallopeptidase; translated protein: MSKKYTLDNGLVIVGEEIEHVNSVSCGIWIDAGSRYEDEYTNGMSHFIEHMLFKGTKNRTAKKIAEEIDNLGGHINAFTSKETTCYYVKMIDEHIESGIDILADMILNPLFLDEDISKERTVILEEINMYEDSPEDLAHDMLFEMIYKNQGIGRNILGTRSSLQKIKRENMMEFFYKYYVPNNCVISICGNFDFDNIVKLIEEKFKGWNNKKDKNIDINNCNFNLGVITRNKDIEQMNLCMGLEGIGLESEHIYALSIANNIFGSSMSSRLFQNIREEQGTVYSIYSYLTLNKGLGTFNISSSMSEKNIYKVYNSIINEIKLIKENSLTKEEIKRSKEQLKGNYILGLESTSSRMMSMGKSQILLNKVNNPKDILNKINNVTDDEIDYIIKSIFDKDKIAISVVGKNSENLSF